The nucleotide window GTCTGCCTGGTTTGGATCAAACCAGAGATAAATACTAAATATCCTTCACACATTCCGAGTTTGCTTCCATGATGAGGTTGTTGCTAAAATCATTTAGTCATTAAAACACCAGAGAAATTAAGTTACATCCAAGTAGAGCGACTGTGCAGGATTTTGTTCGGTTTCTCACTCAGGACTTTATATGTGCAAAAAGCTTCTGATCAAACCGCAATAAAATATCCACTAAATCACATGATGCTTCTTTCCCTTAGAcgttataaaaacacaacagtgaGGATCCCTCTAATACGGAGTCACGGGACGCGTGGAGAATCATCCGGCATAATAAATAGACCACAATGTGCAGGTTCCAGTCTGATAAATATTCTACTCGATCCGGGCAGCATGCAGCAGTGACACGTCGCCTCCGCAGGCTTTATATCTACGGCTTCCAGGACTGTAGTCGAGAAGCGGACTCAAAACCAAGATCAGTCTGATCTGATCGGACTTTTGATTTGAGatcgaaaaagaaaaatgtcctcAGGGCAATTTCCTCCAGAAGATTatcaaaatgctttttttttcctgaatatAATTAGAAATCAAAATAAGTGTCATATTTCGAATCCCAAAGATTCTCAGTTTaccaaacaataaacaagaaagcAGCCAATCCTAATTTGAAGTTAAACAATTGACTTTAGGTTGAATAATCCAATGACAAACTATTTCAGCGCTGCGCCTCCCTGAGACGGAGCCGGCCGAGCGAGTACGAGACATCCAGGGTGACCTTGAGATTACGCCGCGTCTCAAACTACAGCCTTCACCGATCAACGAAGAGAACTTTCTGCCGCCTGCGAACCAAAATACTTCCTGGTTTGACTTGTTCGGCGCCTGACGTAGGAACCAGGCCGCTGGGTGGAGGCGGCGCGGGCGGAGTTTAGGTCTGCAGCAGACTGTGGACTCGGTGCAGCTGAGACTGGGACAGCACGAGGCGATGCACCTGCTCCTGGCCGCTGTGACACGGCACCATGACCCGGCCCACCAGCACCGTGTcgccctgcttctcctccttggCCTGACAACAGACAGGGTTCAgccaggtgcattgtgggaagatCGCTTTTAAGACTAAGCATGAGGGCTTTATTTAGAAAACAAGTTatcaaaaaaaaaggtttaatggCAGCGGGTGCAGAAACAGATCTTGATGCATTTTTTCCAAATTAGACTTAATTTGGAAATCAGTAAATCAATAATTGCTCACCTTCACAAACGAGGTCGACGGAAACGTCGCGAAATCGGACGAGGCTCGCGCTCCGGCCTGCTGGTGGACGACGTGCTCGGCGACTTCGTCCTGACGgcgaagagagaaaagaggacttTTAAATAATACGGCTCCCGGATCAGCCAGTGAGCATTTGAAGGACGCGCACGCTCACCTTCAGCCGGCCCAGCGTGTCACTGAGGGACTGTAACCGGGCCGTCTGCTCCAGCAGCTGAGCGCCGGGGGtcactgcagcacaaacaacaacaacaaccaccaccagtGTGCTATTAGCGTAGTAGAATACATAATTCATGTAGTCTGAAAGTATATTGCAAAACAAGTATGTCTTTGTACTTTATATATATGTAGCATTGTATTGAAGCATCATTTGCATACCTGGAGATTTCCCAGTGATGTCCACCACCTTGACGTTGGCGCTCATCTGCAGCAGCGTCTCCAGCAGCTGGTCGGTCTTGCGGTAGAGGGCGCTGGAGAGCACCTCGGGGCGACCTCCTTCTCTGCAGGGGAGCTTGGTCacgtgaagaggaggaagagaggcgaGCTGAGCGCGCATCTTCTCAGCCTGCAGGAGGACACAAAGAAACCCAGATGTAACGAGAAGGGGGTCATGTGACGTTCAACATCCACGTCAGAGGACGGCGTGAAGACCTTCATCCGGTTGTTGTCGTTCTTCAGGTGTTTGATGCAGAGCCGCTGCGCTTCGATCTGCTGAGTCAGCAGAGGGGAGTCGATGACCTGGACCCCCGAACCGGAGACGGGCATCACGTTGGCTGCTGGGGGAGAAGAGCGGGTTCCCGTCAGCAACACGGTTTAACATTTTGATCCTGGGTTTGTGAAAGTAGTGAAGCCTGCCTCTGCTTTAGTCCACTGCACTTACATTCAACCAATAGCATAAGAGTAACTATGCATTAAGTAGTAGATGTACATGCCACAGGATGCCGGTTCATGCGATGCATTTCTACCTGGTGTCAAAATATCCAACTATTTAACAGACCTGCAAAAACCCTTGAATAAAACACTGATGAAGAATATCACGGACGTCAAACCATGCacgtttcattattttttaaataaaaatgagcatGCGGGATCAACAGCATATAGGCAGATACCTTTTTGTTCCTCTGCAGAACGTATTCAGAGATTAGAAAAAGTGATGGAAAGACAAAGGAGGACTTAAAGTTAGAATCCTGTTTGTTAGATTAGTTTTTTGTCGGCTAGAGTTCATTGTTAAAACATCGCTGAAAGCCGTAACCGCGGGTTAACGTGGTGCCTTCAGGGTTCAGCCTGATGTCGTTAAAATGTACGTCGGTGTCGTtttcacctcctgctgctcccgtGACGATGGAGGCGATCCCCGACGGGCCGGCGGCTCGGAGCCCATCGACGTTCATCTTGGACTGGCTGTTGATTCGCTGCTTCAGCTCCGccttctccgcctccagctggtCGATGTCGGCCTGCAGGGCGTCCATCGTCTCCTCGAACTCCCTGCGGAGAGGAGGACAACGTGGCTGTTGACGTTGCGTTACAGAGGACGCTCGTCTCTCTGCAGAGGGGTTGCTTCttacttctccttcttcttcagcagAGTCTGGGCCTCGTCCAGCCGAGTCTGGATCTTCTCCACGCGTTCGTCTGCGTCTTTGGACGAACTGTCCAGCTTCTTCTCCAGCAGGCTGAGACGGACGCTCGCCTCGCTAAGCTCCTCCCCCTGAAAACAACGGTTTACCCAGCACACATCTTTCATCCGACAATCTTTCTTCTTTTGATTGAAGAGATTTGAAgacaataatatattataatatttgaaTGCACTGCTTAATTGCTACTGTGATTAAATATGTATAATTCatacatttctacatttatCCTCATTTAAATAGAAGCACCTGGGGAGCCTTTACACACCTTGATCTTCAGAGCCTTCTTCAGCTCTTTGATGACCGTCTCTCGGTCCTCCAGCTTCAAGCCGACTCCTTCGGCGTCGGTGATTTCAGCCCGAAGCGCTGCGGCCCGCATGTCCACAGGTGGAGGGTTCTGATGGATTAACGAGGGCAAAGCGTCATGGCGATTAATCTGTCTGAACCCAAACCTGCTTCACCGAGGAGACGAATGGAGAGGTGCAGAGCTCACCTTGTTCTGAGGCCTCTCCGAGTCGTACTCTCCCTCCTGCATGGCGGTGGCCATCTTGTTCATGGTTGCTATGACCATGCCGCAGGAGTGCCGCAGACACTCGTAGGGGTCGGCGCCCTGGGATCCATAGATCTGAAAGCGATGGAAGCTCGTCAACAACGGCAGCGCTCCCGTGATTTGTGCGATCACCTCCTCTGCAGAGAACCTGCAGCGCCGAGTGTCACCTGCTCTCCGGCCTTGAAGGCCACGTCCTCCAGCTTGACGGCCGACAGCCCCTCCTGCTCACCGAGAGGCGACACCATCTGAGCTCCGGCCGCCGCCACTTCCTGCAACACCGCCACCACCCAGGTCAGGTGCTTCCTGCAGTCCGACAGGGTGTCGCACACCTGCAGGGGCCAAAGGTCAACATGACTCAAATTATCACAAACATTCATGAAGAAATAAGAACAGCACAGACAAGGGACAGCGGTTGCCGTGGTTACCTGTTGTCCAAAGGTGAGAGCCGCGGGGATGCCCGGCGCGTCGGTTCCCGGCATCCGGCGGCGAATCTTCTTGCAGAACTGTCGGATGTCGCTGCAGGACGTCTCCAGGTCCTTGAGCAGCACGGCGAGGTCGGCCTTCTCCTGCCCGGCGTGGAGGAAGGACCGCAGACGCCCCACCTCCACCGCCATGCAGTCCAAGGCACTCTGGGTAAACTGCACGTGGacaccacagggggggggggggggggagtcaaacGGGTGGAGACGCCTCGCTCATGTTACCGTGTGGGTGGTGTCGGGACTCACTCTGATGTGATCGGCCAGCTGCATGGTGCAGTCCTCGTCCTGATCGGCCAGGTGGATGCTGTACAGGTGCTGCAGGTCCACATGCGGAGTTATCATAAACAGGCTGTGGTACGTACataaaatggtgtgtgtgtgtgtgtgtgtgtgtgtgcacacacctgGTAGTATTTAATGGCCTTGGTGAGCGGCTCCACGTTGACCGTCTCGTCCAGCTGGTCTTTGTGCAGAAGGTCGATGAGGAAATCAAGAGATCGTTCATGGACGCTCATCTCAGGGTAGAGAGAGCCGACCTTCTTATAGACATCCACGCTGCACTGAGCCAgagctctgacacacacacacacacacacacacacacacacgttgtgatTCTGTGAAATCTGGaactaaatattacatttgaaatgTTCCCTCAACAATAAGCATTATCTTTATTTCGTACTGTGATCTGCGTGGGACTTACTGCTCGTATTTGTGCAGCGTGGCCTGCAGCAGACTCAGCGAGTAGACCAAACCGCCCGCGAAGCTCAGCTGCTCCCCGACGGCGCCCTTCAGCCCGGCTCGCTCCACGCAGTTCTCGTTCAGCTCAAACTTCTCCTGGGCCTGTTTGCTGATCagctcggcctgcagacacacggGCGCGCGGGGAGTGAAAAGGGTTGAAATGGAGGTTCTGTCTCAGTGAGATCTGTGGTGAAAACAGAGAAGCGCGGCGCTCGACCTTGCAGACGAGTCTGGGgatgagcagcagcaccaggatGCAGTCGTGGTCTCCGCCGTGCCGGAGGAAGGACTCGGGCATGAAGGAGGTCAGGAGAGAAACGTGTCTGTTGGCCTGACCCACCTCCATCTTCCTCAGCTCCATCTCAATcgcctacacgcacacacacacacacaactgtaagTTTTAACTCAACAACCTCTCAACTCACAGAGCAGATTCAGGTTGTCTAACGTGATCACGCCGCTGAGAGCTTCTCATTATGTCTTAGTGACCTTGGCGTAGGCCTTCGTCTCTGCGAACTTGATCTTGAAGTCGAACATCTCTGCgggcgcctgctgctgcagctctgcagacgcttcCTGCTGACTGGTGAGCTCTCTGTTCACCTCCTGCggcgcaaacacacacgagggagagagagagagagagctcatGGAGCGCGGGCGTTCATGTGAAGACGACGCACTGCATCACCGCTGGCGTCCTCACCTGCAGGTGAGCCGTGAGCTCGCGGTATTTCTTGATGGTCTGCTGGTAGTCGGCTACGGTCTCTTGCGCCGCCTCGACGTGCTTCCCGGACTCCCGGACCTTCGCGGCGCCGAGGTCCAACATCTCCCTGAGCTCCAGCTCCGTCTCCCTGGCGTTCTCCTGCAGCTCGTCGTTCATCTCGTTTATAGCTTCCTGATtggcgggggacggggggggagggagggtgatgTCATTACAGCATTGTCAGTTTGTTCCGTTCTTCATTATCCATCTTGCACGcgcacacatttttatttctttccttttgttgttttgttgtcgtTTTGTCACATGCATATTTAGTTTTATGTTtgtaaattatatataaattataatattatataggTGGAAGCTTCAGATAAGCCCAGTTGGCTTTTTGCTTCTTCCTGCACAgtgatatttattatttctatattgtttattttgtattgcttgaattgtgcaaataaaaaaaattaaaactatCTTGTAGCAAAAACATACATCTCAAAATCCCTGCACGCACTGTAGGTGGTTAAAGTCAATGGAAAGCAGAGGTTGATTCATTCCAGTAGCACCTAAAAGACGTGGCCTTTATATTTCAAACATAATTCATATAAGAACTgaacagcagagggcagcacgTCCAATGAATGACTgatggaatgaatgaatgatggaaTGAGTCAGCCTGCTGAGGCACTTTAACTTTCTCTCACCTCCCGTACGAGCATCGACGCACAGAGATGCTGTGATCTTTTTAATAAACAAGCATATTGAATTGGAAGTCAATGAACTGACGGTTGTCTCTCACCAGGTCAGTCACCGTCTCCCTCATCTCCCGGACTTTCTCCTCCAGGTCCAGGTTCCTCTCGGTGAGcatctccaccatctcctccgCCCCCAAAGCTGCATCCACCTGAATCAAAGCGCATCGTCAGCATCACAAACATCTCCGTGGCAACACGAGTTTCCCGGAACaactgagaaagaaaaag belongs to Gasterosteus aculeatus chromosome 15, fGasAcu3.hap1.1, whole genome shotgun sequence and includes:
- the dctn1b gene encoding dynactin subunit 1 isoform X9, with product MSQTRRSTYSRTTSSGSSRMSSDGGGRPVKVGSPVEVIGKGQRGTVAYIGNTLFASGKWVGVILDEAKGKNDGTVQGKRYFTCEENRGIFVRQSQIQLVDDGADTTSPETPEAATGKVPKREILETPKSTKLTTARRPKQPTRPAGGKGAASGSASASAGEMSSSEPSTPAQTPLAAPVIPALHSPGNPPAPAPTKEVVTMETQEEEALRGQVKDLEEKLETLKMKRTEDKAKLKELEKHKIQLEQLQEWKTKMQEQQAELQKQLKEAKREAKEAQEAKEHYMEEMSDTADAIEMATLDKEMAEERAESLQLEVDSHKEKVDELTMDLEILKHEIEEKGSDGAASSYHVKQLEEQNGRLKEALVRMRDLSSSEKQEHVKLQKQMEKKNVELDTLRAHKEKLQEEMAVAEKTIDELKEQVDAALGAEEMVEMLTERNLDLEEKVREMRETVTDLEAINEMNDELQENARETELELREMLDLGAAKVRESGKHVEAAQETVADYQQTIKKYRELTAHLQEVNRELTSQQEASAELQQQAPAEMFDFKIKFAETKAYAKAIEMELRKMEVGQANRHVSLLTSFMPESFLRHGGDHDCILVLLLIPRLVCKAELISKQAQEKFELNENCVERAGLKGAVGEQLSFAGGLVYSLSLLQATLHKYEQALAQCSVDVYKKVGSLYPEMSVHERSLDFLIDLLHKDQLDETVNVEPLTKAIKYYQHLYSIHLADQDEDCTMQLADHIRFTQSALDCMAVEVGRLRSFLHAGQEKADLAVLLKDLETSCSDIRQFCKKIRRRMPGTDAPGIPAALTFGQQVCDTLSDCRKHLTWVVAVLQEVAAAGAQMVSPLGEQEGLSAVKLEDVAFKAGEQIYGSQGADPYECLRHSCGMVIATMNKMATAMQEGEYDSERPQNKNPPPVDMRAAALRAEITDAEGVGLKLEDRETVIKELKKALKIKGEELSEASVRLSLLEKKLDSSSKDADERVEKIQTRLDEAQTLLKKKEKEFEETMDALQADIDQLEAEKAELKQRINSQSKMNVDGLRAAGPSGIASIVTGAAGANVMPVSGSGVQVIDSPLLTQQIEAQRLCIKHLKNDNNRMKAEKMRAQLASLPPLHVTKLPCREGGRPEVLSSALYRKTDQLLETLLQMSANVKVVDITGKSPVTPGAQLLEQTARLQSLSDTLGRLKDEVAEHVVHQQAGARASSDFATFPSTSFVKAKEEKQGDTVLVGRVMVPCHSGQEQVHRLVLSQSQLHRVHSLLQT
- the dctn1b gene encoding dynactin subunit 1 isoform X13, which gives rise to MSSDGGGRPVKVGSPVEVIGKGQRGTVAYIGNTLFASGKWVGVILDEAKGKNDGTVQGKRYFTCEENRGIFVRQSQIQLVDDGADTTSPETPEAATGKVPKREILETPKSTKLTTARRPKQPTRPAGGKGAASGSASASAGEMSSSEPSTPAQTPLAAPVIPALHSPGNPPAPAPTKEVVTMETQEEEALRGQVKDLEEKLETLKMKRTEDKAKLKELEKHKIQLEQLQEWKTKMQEQQAELQKQLKEAKREAKEAQEAKEHYMEEMSDTADAIEMATLDKEMAEERAESLQLEVDSHKEKVDELTMDLEILKHEIEEKGSDGAASSYHVKQLEEQNGRLKEALVRMRDLSSSEKQEHVKLQKQMEKKNVELDTLRAHKEKLQEEMAVAEKTIDELKEQVDAALGAEEMVEMLTERNLDLEEKVREMRETVTDLEAINEMNDELQENARETELELREMLDLGAAKVRESGKHVEAAQETVADYQQTIKKYRELTAHLQEVNRELTSQQEASAELQQQAPAEMFDFKIKFAETKAYAKAIEMELRKMEVGQANRHVSLLTSFMPESFLRHGGDHDCILVLLLIPRLVCKAELISKQAQEKFELNENCVERAGLKGAVGEQLSFAGGLVYSLSLLQATLHKYEQALAQCSVDVYKKVGSLYPEMSVHERSLDFLIDLLHKDQLDETVNVEPLTKAIKYYQHLYSIHLADQDEDCTMQLADHIRFTQSALDCMAVEVGRLRSFLHAGQEKADLAVLLKDLETSCSDIRQFCKKIRRRMPGTDAPGIPAALTFGQQVCDTLSDCRKHLTWVVAVLQEVAAAGAQMVSPLGEQEGLSAVKLEDVAFKAGEQIYGSQGADPYECLRHSCGMVIATMNKMATAMQEGEYDSERPQNKNPPPVDMRAAALRAEITDAEGVGLKLEDRETVIKELKKALKIKGEELSEASVRLSLLEKKLDSSSKDADERVEKIQTRLDEAQTLLKKKEKEFEETMDALQADIDQLEAEKAELKQRINSQSKMNVDGLRAAGPSGIASIVTGAAGAANVMPVSGSGVQVIDSPLLTQQIEAQRLCIKHLKNDNNRMKAEKMRAQLASLPPLHVTKLPCREGGRPEVLSSALYRKTDQLLETLLQMSANVKVVDITGKSPVTPGAQLLEQTARLQSLSDTLGRLKDEVAEHVVHQQAGARASSDFATFPSTSFVKAKEEKQGDTVLVGRVMVPCHSGQEQVHRLVLSQSQLHRVHSLLQT
- the dctn1b gene encoding dynactin subunit 1 isoform X15, with protein sequence MSSDGGGRPVKVGSPVEVIGKGQRGTVAYIGNTLFASGKWVGVILDEAKGKNDGTVQGKRYFTCEENRGIFVRQSQIQLVDDGADTTSPETPEAATGKVPKREILETPKSTKLTTARRPKQPTRPAGGKGAASGSASASAGEMSSSEPSTPAQTPLAAPVIPALHSPGNPPAPAPTKEEEALRGQVKDLEEKLETLKMKRTEDKAKLKELEKHKIQLEQLQEWKTKMQEQQAELQKQLKEAKREAKEAQEAKEHYMEEMSDTADAIEMATLDKEMAEERAESLQLEVDSHKEKVDELTMDLEILKHEIEEKGSDGAASSYHVKQLEEQNGRLKEALVRMRDLSSSEKQEHVKLQKQMEKKNVELDTLRAHKEKLQEEMAVAEKTIDELKEQVDAALGAEEMVEMLTERNLDLEEKVREMRETVTDLEAINEMNDELQENARETELELREMLDLGAAKVRESGKHVEAAQETVADYQQTIKKYRELTAHLQEVNRELTSQQEASAELQQQAPAEMFDFKIKFAETKAYAKAIEMELRKMEVGQANRHVSLLTSFMPESFLRHGGDHDCILVLLLIPRLVCKAELISKQAQEKFELNENCVERAGLKGAVGEQLSFAGGLVYSLSLLQATLHKYEQALAQCSVDVYKKVGSLYPEMSVHERSLDFLIDLLHKDQLDETVNVEPLTKAIKYYQHLYSIHLADQDEDCTMQLADHIRFTQSALDCMAVEVGRLRSFLHAGQEKADLAVLLKDLETSCSDIRQFCKKIRRRMPGTDAPGIPAALTFGQQVCDTLSDCRKHLTWVVAVLQEVAAAGAQMVSPLGEQEGLSAVKLEDVAFKAGEQIYGSQGADPYECLRHSCGMVIATMNKMATAMQEGEYDSERPQNKNPPPVDMRAAALRAEITDAEGVGLKLEDRETVIKELKKALKIKGEELSEASVRLSLLEKKLDSSSKDADERVEKIQTRLDEAQTLLKKKEKEFEETMDALQADIDQLEAEKAELKQRINSQSKMNVDGLRAAGPSGIASIVTGAAGAANVMPVSGSGVQVIDSPLLTQQIEAQRLCIKHLKNDNNRMKAEKMRAQLASLPPLHVTKLPCREGGRPEVLSSALYRKTDQLLETLLQMSANVKVVDITGKSPVTPGAQLLEQTARLQSLSDTLGRLKDEVAEHVVHQQAGARASSDFATFPSTSFVKAKEEKQGDTVLVGRVMVPCHSGQEQVHRLVLSQSQLHRVHSLLQT
- the dctn1b gene encoding dynactin subunit 1 isoform X6; translation: MSQTRRSTYSRTTSSGSSRMSSDGGGRPVKVGSPVEVIGKGQRGTVAYIGNTLFASGKWVGVILDEAKGKNDGTVQGKRYFTCEENRGIFVRQSQIQLVDDGADTTSPETPEAATGKVPKREILETPKSTKLRGLKPKKTPAPRKTTARRPKQPTRPAGGKGAASGSASASAGEMSSSEPSTPAQTPLAAPVIPALHSPGNPPAPAPTKEEEALRGQVKDLEEKLETLKMKRTEDKAKLKELEKHKIQLEQLQEWKTKMQEQQAELQKQLKEAKREAKEAQEAKEHYMEEMSDTADAIEMATLDKEMAEERAESLQLEVDSHKEKVDELTMDLEILKHEIEEKGSDGAASSYHVKQLEEQNGRLKEALVRMRDLSSSEKQEHVKLQKQMEKKNVELDTLRAHKEKLQEEMAVAEKTIDELKEQVDAALGAEEMVEMLTERNLDLEEKVREMRETVTDLEAINEMNDELQENARETELELREMLDLGAAKVRESGKHVEAAQETVADYQQTIKKYRELTAHLQEVNRELTSQQEASAELQQQAPAEMFDFKIKFAETKAYAKAIEMELRKMEVGQANRHVSLLTSFMPESFLRHGGDHDCILVLLLIPRLVCKAELISKQAQEKFELNENCVERAGLKGAVGEQLSFAGGLVYSLSLLQATLHKYEQALAQCSVDVYKKVGSLYPEMSVHERSLDFLIDLLHKDQLDETVNVEPLTKAIKYYQHLYSIHLADQDEDCTMQLADHIRFTQSALDCMAVEVGRLRSFLHAGQEKADLAVLLKDLETSCSDIRQFCKKIRRRMPGTDAPGIPAALTFGQQVCDTLSDCRKHLTWVVAVLQEVAAAGAQMVSPLGEQEGLSAVKLEDVAFKAGEQIYGSQGADPYECLRHSCGMVIATMNKMATAMQEGEYDSERPQNKNPPPVDMRAAALRAEITDAEGVGLKLEDRETVIKELKKALKIKGEELSEASVRLSLLEKKLDSSSKDADERVEKIQTRLDEAQTLLKKKEKEFEETMDALQADIDQLEAEKAELKQRINSQSKMNVDGLRAAGPSGIASIVTGAAGANVMPVSGSGVQVIDSPLLTQQIEAQRLCIKHLKNDNNRMKAEKMRAQLASLPPLHVTKLPCREGGRPEVLSSALYRKTDQLLETLLQMSANVKVVDITGKSPVTPGAQLLEQTARLQSLSDTLGRLKDEVAEHVVHQQAGARASSDFATFPSTSFVKAKEEKQGDTVLVGRVMVPCHSGQEQVHRLVLSQSQLHRVHSLLQT
- the dctn1b gene encoding dynactin subunit 1 isoform X18, producing the protein MSQTRRSTYSRTTSSGSSRMSSDGGGRPVKVGSPVEVIGKGQRGTVAYIGNTLFASGKWVGVILDEAKGKNDGTVQGKRYFTCEENRGIFVRQSQIQLVDDGADTTSPETPEAATGKVPKREILETPKSTKLRGLKPKKTPAPRKTTARRPKQPTRPAGGKGAASGSASASAGEMSSSEPSTPAQTPLAAPVIPALHSPGNPPAPAPTKEVVTMETQEEEALRGQVKDLEEKLETLKMKRTEDKAKLKELEKHKIQLEQLQEWKTKMQEQQAELQKQLKEAKREAKEAQEAKEHYMEEMSDTADAIEMATLDKEMAEERAESLQLEVDSHKEKVDELTMDLEILKHEIEEKGSDGAASSYHVKQLEEQNGRLKEALVRMRDLSSSEKQEHVKLQKQMEKKNVELDTLRAHKEKLQEEMAVAEKTIDELKEQVDAALGAEEMVEMLTERNLDLEEKVREMRETVTDLEAINEMNDELQENARETELELREMLDLGAAKVRESGKHVEAAQETVADYQQTIKKYRELTAHLQEVNRELTSQQEASAELQQQAPAEMFDFKIKFAETKAYAKAIEMELRKMEVGQANRHVSLLTSFMPESFLRHGGDHDCILVLLLIPRLVCKAELISKQAQEKFELNENCVERAGLKGAVGEQLSFAGGLVYSLSLLQATLHKYEQALAQCSVDVYKKVGSLYPEMSVHERSLDFLIDLLHKDQLDETVNVEPLTKAIKYYQHLYSIHLADQDEDCTMQLADHIRFTQSALDCMAVEVGRLRSFLHAGQEKADLAVLLKDLETSCSDIRQFCKKIRRRMPGTDAPGIPAALTFGQQVCDTLSDCRKHLTWVVAVLQEVAAAGAQMVSPLGEQEGLSAVKLEDVAFKAGEQIYGSQGADPYECLRHSCGMVIATMNKMATAMQEGEYDSERPQNKNPPPVDMRAAALRAEITDAEGVGLKLEDRETVIKELKKALKIKGEELSEASVRLSLLEKKLDSSSKDADERVEKIQTRLDEAQTLLKKKEKEFEETMDALQADIDQLEAEKAELKQRINSQSKMNVDGLRAAGPSGIASIVTGAAGEEQKGICLYAVDPACSFLFKK